Genomic segment of Heterodontus francisci isolate sHetFra1 chromosome 26, sHetFra1.hap1, whole genome shotgun sequence:
TGATTGCCTGTTGTATAGAGGCACCGTTTTTTTTTTCCTGGTTCTATTGCATTATTCAGATGCTGAATCACAATCATTTCTTACATAACTGTCAGTCCAGATTAATCCCCATCAACGCATCTCGCAGTATAATCTCAGTCATGTGAGCGGCGTCCTGGGACATCTTTGATTCCATTATAGTAGGAGGCCGCTGCGCAATCCACATTGCAGCAACacggggctggggggtggggcggCGGGGAGTGGAGGCGGTAGCTGCACTCGGCCATCCGGATTAAGGTTTGTGAAACAGATTGTTTACAGTGCTGGAATGCTGCCGTAATGCGCCTGGGGCTCAGGCGGAACCCAGCCCAGGAAACTGCTGCGCGGCTTCCGCCACTGCCACAGATCCCGACTGTGGCCAACAGGCTAAATATAGGCTCTGCCAAATGCAGTAAGAGCTAGAaaaggagttgagggggaggggactggcaTTGCTGAATCTCTGCACAGCCATTGCACAAGGGGTCTGTTGTATTTACGATCCTTTGAACTTTATCAAACTAGATCGCATTCTATCTGACTTGCAGTTCTGGATAAGCATTTGATATCAATAGAGAGAATTAAGACATCACTTATTGGTACAATATATTACCATATCTCTATACTTCCCCCTACACGCTTGGCTTCCTCCCACCAGAGTCCTCAACCAAAAATTCAGATTTTCAGATCACCTCCCAAAGTCCTTACCCGTCCTGTAGCTTATCATATCTGGGAATCTACAGGATGTACAATTTCTAAAATATAACATTAAAAATAATCAAGACTTGACAGTTCCATCCATTCATTACACTTTACAAGTTGTTATAGCTGCAAGGTGTTTGAGTTCAGAGTCTCCTAATCAACAACTAACCTTTTTCCAAGTCACTgatcctctggtgtagagaatttagAGCATTTTCGATTTTGCCCCTGTTTTCCGTTGAGTCGTTTCTCACCACGTTTTTGGTTTCTTCCAAACTGTTGACTCTGGACAGAACCTGTTTCTCTAGATCATCTATTTTGTTCTGCAGGAGATCTTTCAAGCTATTTGTCTGAACGGAAATATTGGCTCGGTTGTATTGCTGTTGTCATTAGCGAGAACACAACAACAAAGAAAACACAAAGGTGTAAGAAGCTAATTACAGGATGAAGACAAGTCCAACGCAAACACACTGCATTGTGAGCATCGCACTGACATCGCAATAACAAAACGGCCAAGACAGCCGGAATGAGAGCGCCTGAGTTCTGTGACCAATCTATATCTATCTTACTAATGTAAATACGAGCTGGTCAGTCTCGTGACTTTAACAAAGAATGGAAACTGCAACTTCGTATTATCAGCTCGAAGTTTCATTGCCAGTAACTTGGACAAACGTTTTGCAGGGACTCTTTTTTCAAAATCGTATCTATTTGGTAAGGGAACTTCTCAATCCCTTCCAATCGGTCATTGTATGAGTTAATGTCCGATTGGGTCGTCTCAACATTTTTTTCTAATCTAGTTTGACGACATTTAGAAGTTTAATTTCTACTTATATTTACCTCTAAATTCTCCAGGCGTGTTTTGAGTGATTGTAAAGTTTGTCCAAGTTGATTTAATGTATCCGCTTGAGCTAGAGAGAGATCTCCCATGGTATTTCTACTGTTCCCTGACTGCTTCCTGCGGAATCCCTGCCTGGGTTTGTGTTCACTCACCGAgggctctgacatactctgactctcgcaTCTGCTGAGCTTGGCCGTGAGTTCCCTGATGGTCTCCTTTTGATTCATAATCGTTTCTTTCTGTTGCAGTATCGTCTCCCGGAGCTGGAGTATGGTTCCCTTGATGTCCTCCACCGGACCGCTGTTCTGCATCGGAGCAGAGCACATGGGGTCCATGTCCAGGGGGATGGAAGTGCAGATAAATCGCGTCTGGGAGAAATCTTGGGCCGCTGCTTTGGCCACGAGGAAGGAAAGGGCGAAAACTGTGCAAAAGGTTCCGCGGGACATCTTTCGAACAGGATGGAACTGCTGCCGCGGGACCGCGACTTACACAAGCGATTTCAGCACCAAGGAGCTGTCCACGAAAACTGACGCGGTGCACAGAGCGCAGGCACCCTTTATATAGAGGCTCACATGGTCACGTCAGCAATGGGTGGAATCCCAGTTTAATTGCTCAATTTCTTGCCTTGTGACCACGTCAGTCGCACTGACAGTTAACATCTCTTGCTTTTAGTTGGGTCCCAGTAGAGAGGGGAGAGTGAAGAGTGCACGTCTTCGGGAAAAAAAATGGCAATCCCCGAGCACTTTGAAGATGACATTTTTAATTCATTAGAAGTCTGACCGCTTTCCTTTCGCTCCCGACTCCCAAGTTTTTCCACATTTAAATGCGTCAAGATTACAGTTTCACGTCAATGTTGAATACTTAGAAAGAAAGCTGATGCATTTTAAATACCCCACATATTAATATTACCGTTTCAAAGGCGATATGTGTTAGCTGCCACGAGATTGAAGCAGTATCCGAAATCTGCTTAAACTCGTCTGCTTCAAACTCCCCCAGCACTTGGAGGGGGGAAATATAGAGTCTGCTCCCTCAAAGCTGAAATCAGATTATTTGCATCTGTCTcccgttttcctttttttttaaaatgcgcCCTCAAAGGTCCGGCTTCCATCTGAAGATCACTTGATTTATAGTCAGCAAAATAATTCAGAGATCAGATTAAAAACAGAGAAATTGACAAAGAGGTGGATTTGGGATAAAGTACAGCTTTTTCAATAAAAAGTATACATGCAAAACATCGAGCTTCCTTAACTATTCAATGTAGTTTAGTAATAAATGTCTGGGAATATTAAGTCATTCAAACATCAAATGTTCATTTGTTTGAATTATTTATACTGAAGTGGCGGAATTGAATCATTCGGTATGTGAATATTCCATTCCATTCATGTCACTGTCTCCACCCACACTCCGCAAATCCAAAAACTAGGGAGAATTCCCGCTTCATTTACTGACATTTTAAAACGCCTAGAGGTAAAAGGCGGCACAAGTTGTGACTAATGGCTTTACGGCCCTTTCCTTTCCAGAGTTAATGAATTAATTCTGCCTCATGAATATTTATGACAGCTGGCATTGAGGATACTCATGCGAATTTATCACGTGTCTTCTGGCGTCGAGCAGACCGTGGTTATTTcccgtaacacacacacacactcacaaaatcTTCATTGGCGGAATTCCCGCCTCGGTACTTAATTCTGCGGCCACCACTCATCTCAAAGGGACCAATTCAATCACTTTCACAGGTTTACAGATGAACAGCTGATGGAATTCTATATGACAAAAATACAGTCATAACACATCGCCCAGGCCCACGACACACGCACACAGGTTCATGTTTGATGATATACGTCCATTCATTTGTCGCATTTGGCGTTTTGTTGGCGAGGCCAATACAGTAAATGGGGAGAAGTAGAGCGCCAGGTTTGACGTGGTGACCAGGTAGAGTTCCACCCAACAGTGTGTTCTGTATCAATGTTCCCACATCCCGGTCCTTCACGGGGAAACCTCACCTCACGGTGATTCTCCAGCTTTCCCCCTGCACACCTTGCGACAGTTAATTTCCTTTAATGTTAACTAAACTGGACTGATCTTTTTCTTCCTTGATTTGACATTCTAAACGCATCCTTCCATGTTCGTGTGTAAAAGTTTTAGTCACTGAACAGTATGGAAAGTGGGACATCCTCTTGTAAGATGTGACTCGCATATTATCGAACCGCGATGAATCTTTTTGAAAAGTTTCATTGAATTAAATTAAGCAGACGCCAGTTATTGTGAACTATGATTAACTGGATGCTATTATGAATACAAGAAGCTCTCTCTCACCAGCAAACTTTTCCAATACAGGAGTTTTTTTTACAAAACCTGCATGAGAATCGTTAAAGTCCTTATACCCTTGGCTGACCCCCAAAGCGTATTTTGGATCCCCCGGTGTTAAATTTAGACAACATTTGACTACTCAGTCAAATGAAAAGATGAAAACATGAAAAGAAATTCAATAATTTCTTTTCATGTTTCAGTGTTGAAAAGGTTTTCATCGCGGAATCTATGAGGGTGACATTTTAGGCTGTGGTTGTCGATGGGATTGAAATTGCTCCAAAGGTCGAGGCACGTGTTTCGCTTAGAGCGGCTCAGGTACTGGGAACAGACCCACCGAGCGAGTAAggcaaggagagaaagagaggctgggaattcagttgTCAATAGTGAGACCATTGGATCTCAACGGAGATGTGAACAGCCGCGTTAGCTCTCCATTCTAAATGTTTGATGCAAAAAATGCATCTCTTGTAATATATTTTATGAGGAGTTAATATCAAAGGACCAGACTCATTTTTTGTTAAAATCTATTGGCCGATGCAAAAACCATGTAGCAAGACTTGGCAGCCATAATTGCACAGAACAGACTAGCAACAGTGTATAGAAGATGTAAAAGATAACAAACAAGTTCAGCGCGGTGAAAGATGAAGACTAAGGTATTTAACTCTATAATTTTAACAGACGAGTTGCCCTAGTGACTCAGTGGGTGAAATCGGCACCTGGTGTACTTTTGAACCATTGAGGTTAGGAAGGTCCCAGGATCTCATTCTATTCCAGTCTCAGTCGCTGCAGTGGTGAGATTCTGTACTAGGGATGGAGAAAGTCAACCAGGATTCCTCCTGAGCTACCAGGGAGTCTACCCTTGCAGTCATACCCCAGCATGTTCCTGCtctactgaactgatttcttcctatctcgacccTATTTTCACTGCCCATGTCCAGTCTCTTCTCAACTACATCTGTGACTCCTCCGatgcacagttctgatgaaagctcacacagacctgaaacgttaactctttttttctctccacagatgctgctgagcatttccagcactttctgtttttgtttcagatttccagcatctgcagtattttgcttttgtattgttgtttaattcactgccacttctcttccaggaatgccaaccttgaagaagttctgctcttccctctgatgggatttctgtttgtctcttctaccttgttcaccttcattgctttctatctctCTTGTGTTTGATCAGGTAACTACCAAAATTCACTTTCACaggcacatctccttcctcagcaactgtctctggctccaacttaatccacatggattccaactgaaatacCACCCTTCCTGTTTCAGATCCACTCACGATTACAGATATCTCTGAGACATTCAGCATTCCTCGAACCATTGTTCTCACTGGATCTAAGATCCATTCTCAATGTCGTGTACCACCATATGCACACTCTCGACCTCTCTCTTAAGCAGCACCAACTCACTCTATCTTAAAACTGTCCTGCTcgtcagtttcatttcatccttcgcctCATCCGGTGCTTTCACAAAAGactttttatcttcctttcaggtgtgaaagattgcaagcttcaacaactcatggaTACCAACACCCCCCGgatcctcttccccttcccttccctcggaccccagctcttcttcaaatttCACCCCTTACCTTGTATTCATGATACCCTCTgaacttcccctctctgacactgaacaatCTGTCCTCgtcaaaggcctcagcttcatccccttatgcctccacctcaatgaattttgagctcGACATGACTCTGAGCTCTTCATCCATTGCCTCCACCTCTGCACCCACTTCTTTGGTCAGGAGTCATCCCCCCACTCAGCGAACACTTTTATTCGTCTCAAACATTCTCCcagcacctggacccctccctctggcctcttacccccccccccctcaatcttttcattgagaactgctgccgtgacattggctgtctcaatttctctgctcctctcactcactctaacctgtctgccTCTGAACTCacacactccattctctcaggtccaacccgaaCATCATCATCAAACCTGCTGAGAAGGGTGGCGCTGCAGTTgtctggtgtactgacctctacctagcagagactgaatgccaactctctgacacttcctcctatcTCCCCCTGTGTATTGCCAATATTTTATTGCTCCAACCATAAAAAGCTCAGTTGAACTGGGTCAACTAAGAGTTCTCCAAGTCTGTTCTCCAGATACAGATATTGATGTTATTTTGTGAACTATGGCTCaatggtaacactctcacctctgagacagAAGATCATGAGGGCAAGCTACTCTCCAGGATATGAGTGGATGATCTAGGCTGACacattagtgcagtactgagggagtgctgcattgcactGTTAGAGATCTTTTCATTCACAAGATATGACTGCCCTTTCAGTTGAATTTAAAAGACTGACTACTTTTCAAAAGTGTCTGTAAAGAGTTTTGAGACATTGTGAGgatatgaaagatgctatataaatgcaagttagttaGATATTTCTATTTTTCATTTTCATCTTTCTTTCTGCTACTGTGATCACAATTTATGGATGTCTGGAGGTAAACCTTTTGTACCAATGAAAGGCAGTTAATAAATATTCACAGGACACAGACAATTGCCCAAAACTACTGTATTTCTCCCTTGTATTAGCTACTCCTTCCAACAGTGTTCTGCTGGAACGTTGGCATCTTTCCTGTCCCTTATATAATGAACACACAGGTCTCACAGTGAGCAATGAACTTTATCTTCATTGTTTTCATTCCCCCTCTCCATTGACAACTACATGATTTTCTGCCTTTAACAATGATTCAACCGTTTTTAATAAGGAATTTAAGTGGTAAGAAACACATTTTAGCTTGGGAACAAGTCTCTGAATAGTTATAAAAAATGACCAGTCTTGCTCATCAATCTATTCACACTTACATTTTTGTTAATATAAACAAATCACATATGGCCATGCATGAGGAAGCATGGTGAAATTCTGCATTTGATCACTCCATGCTACAGCTGTAAGAGTTCAAATATACCTCACCACTGGCTCTTCACCAGCAGGTTTTCAAAATATTTTCCTTCAGTTCTGTGGCCTTGAGAGGAAAAGGGAAAAAAATCAGCAACTTGCTGACCTGTATCTCGGCATAAAACCATATGGGGGTTTTTCTGAACACATTTTGTGTTTCTTCTAACCTGCTTCACTCCTACCCTGAAGACAGTGACTCATGCTGAAGTATGGTTCCACAGCTGTTGGCAGCTCTCTGCTATATCTCCACTGTGGAGGATGGCAGGCTGTTTAACCACGGGAAGTGGAATTAAAGCTGAGCTTAGTCTTCATTCTTGCCCAATGCCCACACACAGACTTTCCAGCAGGGCTTACTGCATAGAGATCAGATACCGGAGCCCTGGTTGATTTTTCCCTCTCTATCCAAAGGATGCTAAGTCCAATTGCAGCACCCTGCCTAAGGTCAGCTAACTCAATGCAGATCAATGATTGAACTCAGGGACCTTCTGGTCTATACCATTCAGTATGATACCACCTacttcttttattcgttcatgggatgtgaacattgctggcaaagtcagcatttattgcccatccctaattgcccttgagaaggtggtggtgagctgtcttcttgaactgctgcagtctttgtggtgtaggcacacccacaatgctgtttgggagaaagttccaggattttgacccaacaacagtgaagcaacagcgatataattccaagtcaggatggtgagtgatttggaagggagcttgcagctgatgatgttcccatgcatctgctgcccttgttgttctGGGTGgtggaggttgcgagtttggaagatgctattgaaggaggcttggcaagtttctgcagtgtatcttgtagatggtac
This window contains:
- the nptx1l gene encoding neuronal pentraxin 1 like encodes the protein MSRGTFCTVFALSFLVAKAAAQDFSQTRFICTSIPLDMDPMCSAPMQNSGPVEDIKGTILQLRETILQQKETIMNQKETIRELTAKLSRCESQSMSEPSVSEHKPRQGFRRKQSGNSRNTMGDLSLAQADTLNQLGQTLQSLKTRLENLEQYNRANISVQTNSLKDLLQNKIDDLEKQVLSRVNSLEETKNVVRNDSTENRGKIENALNSLHQRISDLEKGQRNSRPTDKFQITFPLRTNYMYAKVKKSLPEMYAMTVCMWLKSNASPGVGTPFSYAVPGQPNELVLIEWGNNPMEILINDKVAKLPFVINDGKWHHICVTWSTRDGVWEAYQDGLKRGNGENLAPWHPIKPGGIMVLGQEQDTLGGGFDATQAFVGEMSHFHMWDRVLTPGEVYSLANCSAKTLVGNVIAWTEANVDIYGGATKWTFEACRQIN